One part of the Arabidopsis thaliana chromosome 1 sequence genome encodes these proteins:
- the RCI3 gene encoding Peroxidase superfamily protein (RARE COLD INDUCIBLE GENE 3 (RCI3); FUNCTIONS IN: peroxidase activity; INVOLVED IN: response to desiccation, response to cold, hyperosmotic salinity response; LOCATED IN: endoplasmic reticulum; EXPRESSED IN: 12 plant structures; EXPRESSED DURING: 4 anthesis, petal differentiation and expansion stage, E expanded cotyledon stage; CONTAINS InterPro DOMAIN/s: Haem peroxidase (InterPro:IPR010255), Plant peroxidase (InterPro:IPR000823), Peroxidases heam-ligand binding site (InterPro:IPR019793), Peroxidase, active site (InterPro:IPR019794), Haem peroxidase, plant/fungal/bacterial (InterPro:IPR002016); BEST Arabidopsis thaliana protein match is: Peroxidase superfamily protein (TAIR:AT3G21770.1); Has 4433 Blast hits to 4402 proteins in 259 species: Archae - 0; Bacteria - 4; Metazoa - 3; Fungi - 76; Plants - 4304; Viruses - 0; Other Eukaryotes - 46 (source: NCBI BLink).): protein MNCLIAIALSVSFFLVGIVGPIQAQLQMNFYANSCPNAEKIVQDFVSNHVSNAPSLAAALIRMHFHDCFVRGCDGSVLINSTSGNAERDATPNLTVRGFGFIDAIKSVLEAQCPGIVSCADIIALASRDAVVFTGGPNWSVPTGRRDGRISNAAEALANIPPPTSNITNLQTLFANQGLDLKDLVLLSGAHTIGVSHCSSFTNRLYNFTGRGGQDPALDSEYAANLKSRKCPSLNDNKTIVEMDPGSRKTFDLSYYQLVLKRRGLFQSDSALTTNPTTLSNINRILTGSVGSFFSEFAKSMEKMGRINVKTGSAGVVRRQCSVANS from the exons ATGAATTGCTTGATAGCTATAGCTCTTTcagtctctttctttcttgtgggAATTGTTGGACCGATCCAAGCTCAATTGCAGATGAATTTCTATGCCAATTCTTGTCCTAATGCTGAAAAGATTGttcaagattttgtttcaaacCACGTTTCTAATGCTCCTTCTCTTGCTGCTGCTCTCATTAGAATGCATTTCCATGACTGTTTTGTCCGA GGTTGTGATGGATCAGTGCTTATAAACTCAACGTCAGGAAACGCAGAGAGAGACGCGACTCCTAACCTAACGGTTCGAGGGTTTGGCTTCATCGACGCAATTAAATCTGTGCTTGAAGCTCAATGCCCTGGAATTGTCTCTTGCGCTGATATTATCGCTCTAGCTTCTCGCGACGCTGTCGTTTTCACC GGAGGACCGAATTGGAGTGTACCGACCGGAAGAAGAGACGGGAGGATATCAAACGCAGCGGAGGCATTAGCCAACATTCCTCCTCCAACCAGTAATATCACCAATCTTCAGACACTCTTTGCAAACCAAGGACTTGATCTTAAGGACCTCGTTTTACTATCCG GGGCTCACACTATTGGTGTATCTCACTGCTCGTCTTTCACAAACCGTCTCTACAATTTTACGGGTCGTGGAGGCCAAGATCCGGCTTTGGACAGCGAGTACGCAGCCAATCTCAAGTCTAGAAAATGTCCTAGCCTCAACGATAACAAGACCATCGTAGAGATGGATCCAGGGAGCCGCAAAACATTTGATCTAAGTTATTACCAGCTCGTACTCAAGCGTAGAGGTCTGTTTCAATCAGACTCTGCTCTCACCACTAACCCCACAACACTTTCAAACATAAACCGGATCTTGACGGGTTCGGTGGGGAGTTTCTTCTCTGAGTTTGCCAAGTCAATGGAGAAAATGGGTCGGATCAATGTCAAGACTGGTTCAGCTGGAGTGGTTAGGAGGCAATGTTCCGTTGCAAATAGTTAA
- a CDS encoding ERV-F (C)1 provirus ancestral Env polyprotein, putative (DUF604) produces the protein MCLPFRPVSKTYYSSSSSTIVTRMVNCILLFVFILLVYLLISASRLQSKNSIHAYFSSSDQDQSQSPTKIEHIVFGIGSSAISWRARREYVKLWWDAQKMRGCVFVERPLPSSQNHTDSYLLPPVCVSQDTSRFRYTWRGGDRNAIRIARCVLETVRLFNTSSEEVRWYVFGDDDTIFIPENLARTLSKYDHTSWYYIGSTSEIYHQNSMFGHDMAFGGGGYALSSSLANVLARNFDSCIERYPHLYGGDSRVYACVLELGVGLSKEPGFHQFDVRGNALGILTSHSTRPLVSLHHMAHIDPIFPNSTTFSAVRHLFSAVQLDPLRIFQLSVCYDRWYSWTISVSWGYTVQIDGRHLFLRDVLRAQETFRPWQKSGGLASVYTFNTREIHRDPCQRPVTFYMQHVSSSSHDGTIKSVYKQAYENCTYDPVTSPRKIHEIRVFSRRLDPNIRQVLHSIFSIFLFFFK, from the exons ATGTGTCTTCCATTTCGACCCGTCTCGAAAACATATtattcgtcttcttcttcgactaTCGTGACGCGTATGGTAAACTGCATACTACTTTTTGTATTCATTTTGTTGGTCTACCTCCTCATCTCGGCCTCAAGACTTCAATCTAAAAACTCTATTCATGCATACTTCTCATCTTCTGATCAAGATCAATCTCAGAGCCCGACAAAAATCGAGCACATCGTCTTTGGGATAGGCTCAAGCGCGATCTCGTGGCGTGCACGTAGAGAATACGTTAAGCTTTGGTGGGATGCTCAGAAAATGAGAGGCTGCGTCTTTGTTGAGCGTCCCTTGCCGTCTTCTCAAAACCACACAGATTCATATCTCCTTCCTCCGGTTTGTGTTTCCCAAGATACTTCCCGGTTCAG GTACACTTGGAGAGGCGGTGACAGAAACGCGATCCGAATCGCGCGGTGCGTTCTAGAAACTGTCAGGCTATTCAACACCTCCTCAGAAGAAGTAAGATGGTACGTATTTGGAGACGACGACACGATTTTCATTCCTGAAAACCTCGCTCGAACTCTCTCCAAATACGACCACACATCATGGTATTACATAGGATCAACCTCGGAGATTTATCACCAGAACTCTATGTTCGGACACGACATGGCGTTCGGGGGTGGTGGGTACGCTTTAAGCAGCTCATTGGCTAATGTTTTAGCTAGAAATTTCGATTCTTGTATCGAACGATATCCACATTTGTACGGAGGAGACTCTAGGGTTTATGCTTGTGTGCTTGAGCTTGGGGTTGGATTGTCTAAAGAGCCTGGCTTCCATCAG TTTGATGTGAGAGGAAATGCATTGGGAATATTGACATCACATTCAACGAGACCGTTGGTGTCACTACACCACATGGCTCACATTGACCCAATCTTTCCAAACTCAACCACTTTCTCCGCGGTCCGCCACCTTTTCTCCGCCGTACAACTCGACCCTCTCCGTATTTTTCAACTATCCGTTTGCTACGACCGTTGGTACTCTTGGACCATCTCCGTCTCTTGGGGATATACTGTTCAG ATTGATGGCAGGCATTTGTTTCTACGGGATGTTTTGCGGGCACAAGAGACGTTCCGACCATGGCAAAAATCAGGCGGATTAGCAAGTGTTTACACATTCAACACAAGAGAGATTCATCGTGATCCTTGCCAACGACCTGTCACTTTCTACATGCAACATGTTTCTTCTAGTAGCCATGATGGAACCATTAAAAGTGTTTATAAGCAAGCTTACGAGAATTGCACCTACGATCCTGTTACATCGCCTCGCAAAATTCATGAGATTAGAGTGTTTTCAAGAAGACTCGATCCCAATATCAGACAAGTACTTCATTctatcttttctatttttttatttttttttaaataa
- a CDS encoding TraB family protein (TraB family protein; CONTAINS InterPro DOMAIN/s: Pheromone shutdown-related, TraB (InterPro:IPR002816); BEST Arabidopsis thaliana protein match is: TraB family protein (TAIR:AT2G32340.1); Has 779 Blast hits to 750 proteins in 262 species: Archae - 153; Bacteria - 256; Metazoa - 121; Fungi - 0; Plants - 106; Viruses - 0; Other Eukaryotes - 143 (source: NCBI BLink).), translating into MTIEPTQSPSSEPEVHSGEDFVHIDDPRPTGDISLSDSIVNVEKDELLDEAAEEEFRGSDSVFSGGDGGGADDDGGECSSEATKVELPEELAKSVVILTCESTADGGSCDVYLVGTAHVSKQSCLEVEAIISILKPEVVFVELCSSRLSVLKPQTLKIPTMSDMIESWKQKQNTFGILYGWFLAKIASHLEVFPGAEFRVAYEEAIKYGGKVILGDRPVQITLKRTWAKMPLWHKVKFLYSILFQAVFLPGAEELEKMLKDMDNVDMVTLVIQEMSKEFPTLMDTIVHERDQYMASSLLRVASDHSSVVAVIGKGHINGIKKNWKQPITMNDLMEIPSDKSVFTLKRIISSVAVAVAGTAIVSGILLSRRK; encoded by the exons ATGACGATAGAGCCGACGCAATCGCCGTCTTCGGAGCCGGAGGTTCACTCTGGAGAGGACTTCGTTCACATCGATGACCCTAGGCCTACCGGCGATATCTCTTTAAGCGACAGCATAGTTAATGTGGAGAAGGATGAACTGCTCGACGAAGCGGCGGAGGAAGAATTTAGAGGCTCCGATTCTGTGTTTAGCGGCGGCGATGGCGGTGGAGCGGATGATGATGGCGGCGAGTGTTCATCGGAGGCTACTAAAGTGGAGCTACCGGAGGAATTGGCGAAAAGTGTTGTGATTCTGACGTGCGAGTCAACAGCGGATGGTGGATCTTGCGATGTGTACTTGGTTGGTACTGCTCATGTATCAAAG CAATCCTGTCTTGAAGTTGAAGCAATAATCAGCATCTTGAAACCAGAG GTTGTCTTCGTTGAATTGTGTTCGAGCCGATTGTCTGTTCTCAAACCTCAAACATTGAAG ATTCCAACCATGTCGGACATGATAGAAAGTTGGAAGCAGAAACAGAACACATTCGGAATACTTTATGGATGGTTTCTTGCAAAG ATCGCCAGTCATCTTGAGGTTTTTCCTGGTGCTGAGTTTCGTGTGGCGTATGAAGAGGCGATTAAATATGGCGGCAAGGTGATACTTGGTGATCGTCCTGTACAG ATTACGTTAAAGAGAACATGGGCCAAGATGCCTCTATGGCACAAGgttaagtttttatactccATACTGTTTCAAGCTGTCTTCTTGCCGGGCGCTGAGGAACTCGAGAAAATG CTGAAAGATATGGACAATGTGGATATGGTGACTTTGGTGATTCAAGAAATGAGCAAGGAATTTCCAACTCTCATGGATACAATTGTGCATGAGCGAGACCA GTACATGGCATCCTCTTTGCTGAGAGTTGCAAGTGACCATAGTTCGGTTGTAGCAGTTATCGGAAAAGGACATATTAATGGAATCAAGAAGAATTGGAAGCAACCTATTACG ATGAATGATCTAATGGAGATACCAAGCGACAAGTCAGTGTTTACGTTAAAGAGAATAATATCATCAGTGGCAGTTGCAGTTGCAGGGACAGCTATAGTTTCGGGTATACTTCtttcaagaagaaagtga
- a CDS encoding ERV-F (C)1 provirus ancestral Env polyprotein, putative (DUF604) (Protein of unknown function (DUF604); CONTAINS InterPro DOMAIN/s: Protein of unknown function DUF604 (InterPro:IPR006740); BEST Arabidopsis thaliana protein match is: Protein of unknown function (DUF604) (TAIR:AT4G15240.1); Has 523 Blast hits to 513 proteins in 78 species: Archae - 0; Bacteria - 0; Metazoa - 61; Fungi - 172; Plants - 273; Viruses - 0; Other Eukaryotes - 17 (source: NCBI BLink).) translates to MCLPFRPVSKTYYSSSSSTIVTRMVNCILLFVFILLVYLLISASRLQSKNSIHAYFSSSDQDQSQSPTKIEHIVFGIGSSAISWRARREYVKLWWDAQKMRGCVFVERPLPSSQNHTDSYLLPPVCVSQDTSRFRYTWRGGDRNAIRIARCVLETVRLFNTSSEEVRWYVFGDDDTIFIPENLARTLSKYDHTSWYYIGSTSEIYHQNSMFGHDMAFGGGGYALSSSLANVLARNFDSCIERYPHLYGGDSRVYACVLELGVGLSKEPGFHQFDVRGNALGILTSHSTRPLVSLHHMAHIDPIFPNSTTFSAVRHLFSAVQLDPLRIFQLSVCYDRWYSWTISVSWGYTVQIDGRHLFLRDVLRAQETFRPWQKSGGLASVYTFNTREIHRDPCQRPVTFYMQHVSSSSHDGTIKSVYKQAYENCTYDPVTSPRKIHEIRVFSRRLDPNIRQLKAPRRQCCDILPTSSTGGNIMEIGLRECKEDELIYIHP, encoded by the exons ATGTGTCTTCCATTTCGACCCGTCTCGAAAACATATtattcgtcttcttcttcgactaTCGTGACGCGTATGGTAAACTGCATACTACTTTTTGTATTCATTTTGTTGGTCTACCTCCTCATCTCGGCCTCAAGACTTCAATCTAAAAACTCTATTCATGCATACTTCTCATCTTCTGATCAAGATCAATCTCAGAGCCCGACAAAAATCGAGCACATCGTCTTTGGGATAGGCTCAAGCGCGATCTCGTGGCGTGCACGTAGAGAATACGTTAAGCTTTGGTGGGATGCTCAGAAAATGAGAGGCTGCGTCTTTGTTGAGCGTCCCTTGCCGTCTTCTCAAAACCACACAGATTCATATCTCCTTCCTCCGGTTTGTGTTTCCCAAGATACTTCCCGGTTCAG GTACACTTGGAGAGGCGGTGACAGAAACGCGATCCGAATCGCGCGGTGCGTTCTAGAAACTGTCAGGCTATTCAACACCTCCTCAGAAGAAGTAAGATGGTACGTATTTGGAGACGACGACACGATTTTCATTCCTGAAAACCTCGCTCGAACTCTCTCCAAATACGACCACACATCATGGTATTACATAGGATCAACCTCGGAGATTTATCACCAGAACTCTATGTTCGGACACGACATGGCGTTCGGGGGTGGTGGGTACGCTTTAAGCAGCTCATTGGCTAATGTTTTAGCTAGAAATTTCGATTCTTGTATCGAACGATATCCACATTTGTACGGAGGAGACTCTAGGGTTTATGCTTGTGTGCTTGAGCTTGGGGTTGGATTGTCTAAAGAGCCTGGCTTCCATCAG TTTGATGTGAGAGGAAATGCATTGGGAATATTGACATCACATTCAACGAGACCGTTGGTGTCACTACACCACATGGCTCACATTGACCCAATCTTTCCAAACTCAACCACTTTCTCCGCGGTCCGCCACCTTTTCTCCGCCGTACAACTCGACCCTCTCCGTATTTTTCAACTATCCGTTTGCTACGACCGTTGGTACTCTTGGACCATCTCCGTCTCTTGGGGATATACTGTTCAG ATTGATGGCAGGCATTTGTTTCTACGGGATGTTTTGCGGGCACAAGAGACGTTCCGACCATGGCAAAAATCAGGCGGATTAGCAAGTGTTTACACATTCAACACAAGAGAGATTCATCGTGATCCTTGCCAACGACCTGTCACTTTCTACATGCAACATGTTTCTTCTAGTAGCCATGATGGAACCATTAAAAGTGTTTATAAGCAAGCTTACGAGAATTGCACCTACGATCCTGTTACATCGCCTCGCAAAATTCATGAGATTAGAGTGTTTTCAAGAAGACTCGATCCCAATATCAGACAA TTGAAGGCTCCCAGAAGGCAGTGTTGTGATATATTACCAACTTCTTCAACTGGTGGCAACATAATGGAAATTGGACTGCGAGAGTGCAAAGAGGATGAGCTCATCTATATTCATCCCTAA